The following are encoded in a window of Poecile atricapillus isolate bPoeAtr1 chromosome 3, bPoeAtr1.hap1, whole genome shotgun sequence genomic DNA:
- the SSTR4 gene encoding somatostatin receptor type 4 yields the protein MSTEAEQLLGAGIPLWSVSSGWAGSEPPPNSSAAAAAEAERPSGRGESAAEIAGMVVLQCVYGLVCLLGLLGNALVIFVILRYAKMKTATNIYLLNLAIADELFMLSAPFVATAAALRRWPFGRALCRTVLGVDGLNMFSSVFCLTVLSLDRYIAVVHPLRAASYRRPRVAKLVNGGVWLLALLVASPIPVFAGTAVTRDGRAVACDLLWPSPAWAAAFVVYSSALGFVLPVVAMALCYLLLAGKMRAVAQGVGWRQRRRSEGKLTRLVVTVVAMFVVCWLPFYVVQLLELLLPGRLDASAHNASLLLSYSNSCANPILYGLLSENFRSSFQGVLRRCRAAGLCCCRGADGEPGDSEDEEEPLDYRAAPRGDAKGCACPPLPCQQHPLRPQPCCAPGALLPKTTPF from the coding sequence ATGAGCACGGAGGccgagcagctcctgggggccGGGATTCCCCTCTGGAGCGTCTCCTCCGGCTGGGCGGGCTCCGAGCCGCCCCCCAACAgcagcgcggcggcggcggccgaggCCGAGCGTCCGTCGGGGCGCGGCGAGAGCGCGGCGGAGATCGCGGGCATGGTGGTCCTGCAGTGCGTCTACGGCCTGGTgtgcctgctggggctgctgggcaaCGCGCTGGTCATCTTCGTCATCCTGCGCTACGCCAAGATGAAGACGGCCACCAACATCTACCTGCTCAACCTGGCCATCGCCGACGAGCTCTTCATGCTCAGCGCGCCCTTCGTGGCCACGGCGGCGGCGCTGCGGCGCTGGCCCTTCGGCCGCGCGCTCTGCCGGACCGTGCTGGGCGTGGACGGCCTCAACATGTTCAGCAGCGTCTTCTGCCTCACCGTGCTCAGCCTGGACCGCTACATCGCCGTGGTGCACCCGCTGCGCGCCGCCTCCTACCGCCGCCCGCGCGTGGCCAAGCTGGTCAACGGCGGCGTGTGGCTGCTGGCGCTGCTGGTGGCCTCGCCCATCCCGGTGTTCGCCGGCACCGCCGTCACCCGCGACGGCCGCGCCGTGGCCTGCGACCTGCTGTGGCCCAGCCCGGCGTGGGCGGCCGCCTTCGTGGTGTACAGCAGCGCGCTGGGCTTCGTGCTGCCCGTGGTGGCCATGGCGCTGTGCTACCTGCTGCTGGCCGGCAAGATGCGCGCCGTGGCGCAGGGCGTGGGctggcggcagcggcggcgctCCGAGGGCAAGCTGACGCGGCTGGTGGTCACCGTGGTGGCCATGTTCGTGGTGTGCTGGCTGCCCTTCTacgtggtgcagctgctggagctgctgctgcccggcCGGCTGGACGCCAGCGCGCACAACGCCTCGCTGCTGCTCAGCTACTCCAACAGCTGCGCCAACCCCATCCTCTACGGATTGCTCTCCGAGAATTTCCGCAGCTCCTTCCAGGGCGTGCTGCGCCGCTGCCGCGCCGCCGGCCTGTGCTGCTGCCGAGGCGCCGACGGCGAGCCGGGGGACAGCGAGGACGAGGAGGAGCCCCTGGATTACCGCGCTGCGCCCCGCGGCGACGCCAAGGGCTGCGCCTgtccccccctgccctgccagcagcaccccctgcgcccccagccctgctgcgcGCCCGGGGCCCtcctccccaaaaccacccccttCTAG
- the CD93 gene encoding complement component C1q receptor, whose product MAALRPLLPLLLLAWRCRGAAVEVLCAAGACYTLHRNESTWAGAQERCRDNGGNLAAAGSAPEAERLRELLATARWTGPAWLGLALPRGHCVRPQEPLRGFSWAAGGEPGEFSEWAAEPAVTCVSPRCVSLRPPGPHGPGGWSDRACRSSLPAFLCKFSFQGMCGPLAARGSVSYSTPFGVRAPRLAAAPFGTLAEVRCHSGGRSAFAVCKGPLEGGGFAWHPPGPLCPLACGHRNGGCEQLCLDGPGESPRCACHPGFVLAPDAVSCLPEDPCLPNPCQGSCRTLPAGFQCSCEPGYVLAADGRGCSDVDECESGPCQQLCRNFPGGFQCLCRAGYRPAGPAGRLCHDVDECAQPHACPQLCINIPGSFRCACRPGFQRQPGGDSCLDVDECLRDPCPGACRNFPGGYECLCPPGFLRDGDGRGCSPAEAIPSSVPASSGSIPPGSSGIPQTSSSIPPSSSIIPPSSSSIPPSSRIIPLSSSIPQSSGIPRTTRIPWTTSIPRTLGMPTAGFGAASDSDGPRLLLYYIVGSLVAILLLLAFALALVACRRRAARREKPPAKSAADNYCWVPEQPEGRGERSGE is encoded by the exons ATGGCCgcgctccggccgctgctgccgctgctgctgctggcctggcGCTGCCGAGGGGCGGCCGTGGAGGTTCTGTGCGCGGCCGGCGCCTGCTACACCCTGCACCGCAACGAGAGCACCTGGGCCGGGGCGCAGGAGCGCTGCCGGGACAACGGCGGTAACCTGGCGGCTGCGGGCAGCGCCCCCGAGGCCGAGCGCCTGCGGGAGCTGCTGGCCACGGCCCGCTGGACCGGCCcggcctggctggggctggccctgccccGGGGCCACTGCGTGCGGCCGCAGGAGCCGCTGCGAGGCTTCTCCTGGGCGGCGGGCGGCGAGCCGGGAGAGTTCTCGGAGTGGGCGGCGGAGCCGGCGGTGACCTGCGTGAGCCCCCGCTGCGTCTCGCTGCGCCCGCCCGGCCCGCACGGCCCCGGCGGCTGGAGCGACCGCGCCTGCCGGAGCTCGCTGCCCGCCTTCCTCTGCAAGTTCAGCTTCCAGGGCATGTGCGGGCCGCTGGCCGCCCGCGGCTCCGTCAGCTACAGCACTCCCTTCGGGGTGCGCGCCCCGCGCCTGGCCGCCGCGCCCTTCGGCACGCTGGCCGAGGTGCGCTGCCACAGCGGCGGCCGCTCGGCCTTCGCAGTCTGCAAGGGCCCGCTGGAGGGCGGCGGCTTCGCCTGGCACCCCCCGGGCCCCCTGTGCCCGCTGGCCTGCGGCCACCGCAACGGCGGCTGCgagcagctgtgcctggacGGGCCCGGAGAGTCCCCGCGCTGCGCTTGCCACCCCGGCTTCGTGCTGGCCCCGGACGCCGTGTCCTGCCTGCCCGAGGATCCCTGCCTGCCCAacccctgccagggctcctgcCGCACGCTGCCCGCCGGCTTCCAGTGCTCCTGCGAGCCCGGCTACGTCCTGGCCGCCGACGGCCGCGGCTGCTCCGATGTGGACGAGTGCGAGTCGGGGCcgtgccagcagctctgccgcAACTTCCCCGGCGGCTTCCAGTGCCTGTGCCGGGCCGGCTACCGCCCCGCGGGGCCCGCCGGCCGCCTCTGCCACGACGTGGACGAGTGCGCCCAGCCCCACGCGTGCCCGCAGCTCTGCATCAACATTCCCGGCTCCTTCCGCTGCGCCTGCCGGCCCGGCTTCCAGCGGCAGCCGGGAGGAGATTCCTGCCTGGATGTGGATGAATGCCTGCGGGATCCGTGTCCCGGCGCCTGCCGCAACTTCCCCGGCGGCTACGAGTGCCTGTGCCCGCCCGGCTTCCTCCGGGACGGGGATGGGCGCGGCTGCAGCCCCGCGGAGGCGATCCCGAGCAGCGTCCCAGCGAGCTCCGGCAGCATCCCGCCGGGGAGCTCCGGCATCCCCCAGACTTCCAGCAGCATCCCACCGAGCTCCAGCATCATCCCACcgagctccagcagcatcccacCGAGCTCCAGGATCATCCCACTGAGCTCCAGCATCCCCCAGAGCTCCGGCATCCCACGCACCACGCGCATCCCATGGACCACGAGCATCCCGCGGACTCTGGGAATGCCCACGGCGGGGTTTGGAGCCGCTTCGGACTCGGACGGCCCGCGGCTGCTGCTCTATTACATCGTGGGCAGCCTGGTGgccatcctgctcctgctggcgTTCGCCCTGGCGCTCGTGGCTTGCAGGAGAAGGGCGGCCAGGAGGGAGAAGCCGCCGGCCAAAAGCGCGGCCGATAATTATTGCTGGGTGCCCGAGCAGCCCGAGGGCCGCGGGGAGCGCAG TGGGGAATGA
- the FOXA2 gene encoding hepatocyte nuclear factor 3-beta isoform X1, translating into MHSTSSMLGAVKMEGHEHTDWSNYYGEPEGYSSVSNMNAGLGMNSMNTYMTMSAMSSTANMTAAATSMNMSYANTGMSPSLAGMSPGAGAMPAMGSAGVPPMGAHLSPSMSPMGGQAGSMNALAPYSNMNSMSPIYGQSNLNRSRDPKTYRRSYTHAKPPYSYISLITMAIQQSPNKMLTLSEIYQWIMDLFPFYRQNQQRWQNSIRHSLSFNDCFLKVPRSPDKPGKGSFWTLHPDSGNMFENGCYLRRQKRFKCEKQLAAKDGAGGGNGGGGKKGQAPNQGLGEGSSSGGSEGSAGAESPASSSPCQDHKRALADLKGLSPGEPSASPGQHLLAPPHAGLAHEGHLKPEHHYAFNHPFSINNLMSSSEQQHHHPHHQHHHPHKMDLKAYEQVMHYSGYASPVPAGLAMAPVTNKSALEASPLAGETSYYQGVYSRPIMNSS; encoded by the exons ATGCACTCCACTTCCAGTATGCTGGGAGCGGTGAAAATGGAAGGCCATGAGCACACGGACTGGAGCAACTACTACGGGGAGCCCGAG GGCTACTCCTCGGTGAGCAACATGAACGCGGGGCTGGGCATGAACAGCATGAACACCTACATGACCATGTCGGCCATGAGCAGCACGGCCAACATGACGGCGGCGGCCACCTCCATGAACATGTCCTACGCCAACACGGGCATGAGCCCCTCGCTGGCGGGCATGTCCCCGGGCGCGGGCGCCATGCCGGCCATGGGCTCGGCCGGCGTGCCGCCCATGGGCGCCCACCTGAGCCCCAGCATGAGCCCCATGGGCGGCCAGGCGGGCTCCATGAACGCCCTGGCGCCCTACTCCAACATGAACTCCATGAGCCCCATCTACGGCCAGTCCAACCTGAACCGCTCGCGCGACCCCAAGACCTACCGGCGCAGCTACACGCACGCCAAGCCGCCCTACTCCTACATCTCCCTCATCACCATGGCCATCCAGCAGTCCCCCAACAAGATGCTGACCCTCAGCGAGATCTACCAGTGGATCATGGACCTGTTCCCCTTCTACCGCCAGAACCAGCAGCGCTGGCAGAACAGCATCCGCCACTCGCTCTCCTTCAACGACTGCTTCCTCAAGGTGCCGCGCTCGCCGGACAAGCCGGGCAAGGGCTCCTTCTGGACGCTGCACCCGGACTCGGGGAACATGTTCGAGAACGGCTGCTACCTGCGCCGCCAGAAGCGCTTCAAGTGCGAGAAGCAGCTGGCGGCCAAGGACGGCGCCGGCGGCGGCAACGGCGGCGGCGGCAAGAAAGGCCAAGCCCCCAACCAAGGCCTGGGCGAgggcagctcctcggggggCTCCGAGGGCTCCGCCGGCGCCGAGTCCCCGGCCAGCTCCTCGCCCTGCCAGGACCACAAGCGCGCCCTGGCCGACCTGAAAGGGCTGAGCCCCGGAGAGCCTTCGGCCTCGCCGGGCCAGCACCTGCTGGCCCCGCCGCACGCCGGGCTGGCCCACGAGGGCCACCTGAAGCCCGAGCACCACTACGCCTTCAACCACCCCTTCTCCATCAACAACCTGATGTCCTCCTcggagcagcagcaccaccacccgcaccaccagcaccaccacccgCACAAAATGGACCTGAAGGCCTACGAGCAGGTGATGCACTACTCGGGCTACGCCTCGCCCGTGCCCGCGGGCCTGGCCATGGCGCCCGTCACGAACAAAAGCGCCCTGGAGGCCTCGCCTTTGGCCGGAGAGACTTCCTACTACCAAGGCGTGTATTCCCGGCCCATCATGAACTCCTCCTAA
- the THBD gene encoding thrombomodulin, with protein sequence MREGSRGGGSSWPGFTAALPPGPAGASFPRRGRYKGRGRERSSVLSSGRRRPPPPRAMRPLLPLLLLLLGPLALAQPREPLPAGAQCLEHECFAVFWESRPFSGASEVCQRAGGHLMTVRSTVAEEAIALLVQNRPGRLWLGLSLSPTLSCTEPGLQLRGFRWVTGDRSTDYTNWAPSGKRCGQRCVTVSRELRWEERRCEEPADGFLCQYSYGGSCPRLAAPHGPAVTYRTPFGARGTEFLALPPLSLALVPELGLELRCEDSEGAGPRWAREAPGAWPCGLAGGGCAGTCAEERGGARCSCPEGALLAADGRGCRSPCEGAQCQHHCVVAGDSFVCMCAVGYRLAADGISCEDIDDCAAEPGPCEQECVNTQGGFECRCHRGWRMEDGRCQRLPACWEAPCEHFCEELPHGYRCSCQPGYAVDPLNATRCVLFCNTTTCPPVCDATGCYCPEGFMLDEEISLCKDVDECDSNYCEFNCTNTPGSFQCRCPSGFHLLGIDCVRILGGGDGEEEFSGDSEPGSPTAVPSRAPPKAEGLHPAALVGIAAGALLSLLALLAAGFHLARKRCGSQGSGDYKYSGPQEKELGLQPVPAAQKP encoded by the coding sequence ATGCGGGAGGGGAGCCGGGGCGGGGGCAGCTCCTGGCCGGGATTCACCGCCGCGCTccctcccggccccgcgggCGCTTCCTTCCCCCGCCGGGGCCGCTATAAAGGGCGCGGCCGGGAGCGGAGCTCCGTGCTCAGCTCGGGCCGCCGCCGGCCGCCCCCTCCGCGGGCCAtgcggccgctgctgccgctgctgctgctgctgctcgggCCGCTGGCGCTGGcgcagccccgggagccgctCCCCGCGGGCGCGCAGTGCCTGGAGCACGAGTGTTTCGCCGTGTTCTGGGAGTCCCGGCCCTTCTCCGGCGCCAGCGAGGTCTGCCAGCGGGCCGGGGGGCACCTCATGACCGTGCGCTCCACCGTGGCCGAGGAGGCGATCGCGCTGCTGGTGCAGAACCGCCCGGGCCGGCTGTGGCTGGGGCTGTCGCTGTCGCCCACCTTGTCCTGCACCGAGCCCGGCCTGCAGCTCCGCGGCTTCCGCTGGGTCACGGGCGACCGCAGCACCGATTACACCAACTGGGCTCCGTCGGGGAAGCGCTGCGGCCAGCGCTGCGTGACCGTGTCCCGGGAGCTGCGCTGGGAGGAGCGGCGCTGCGAGGAACCGGCCGACGGCTTCCTCTGCCAGTACAGCTACGGCGGCAGCTGTCCCCGCCTGGCCGCCCCGCACGGCCCCGCCGTCACCTACCGCACCCCGTTCGGCGCCCGCGGAACCGAGTTCCTGGCGCTGCCTCCGCTCAGCCTGGCCTTGGTCCccgagctggggctggagctgcgcTGCGAGGACAGCGAGGGCGCGGGGCCGCGCTGGGCCCGGGAGGCTCCGGGAGCGTGGCCGTGCGGGCTGGCGGGCGGGGGCTGCGCGGGGACGTGCGCGGAGGAGCGCGGGGGAGCGCGCTGCTCCTGCCCCGAGGGCGCGCTGCTGGCCGCGGACGGGCGCGGCTGCCGCTCGCCCTGCGAGGGGGCGCAGTGCCAGCACCACTGCGTGGTGGCCGGGGACTCCTTCGTGTGCATGTGCGCCGTCGGCTACCGGCTGGCGGCCGACGGCATCAGCTGCGAGGACATCGACGACTGCGCCGCCGAGCCCGGCCCGTGCGAGCAGGAGTGCGTCAACACCCAGGGCGGCTTCGAGTGCCGCTGCCACCGCGGGTGGAGGATGGAGGACGGGCGCTGCCAGCGGCTGCCCGCCTGCTGGGAGGCTCCGTGCGAGCACTTCTGCGAGGAGCTGCCGCACGGCTaccgctgctcctgccagcccgGCTACGCCGTGGACCCGCTGAACGCCACCCGCTGCGTCCTGTTCTGCAACACCACGACGTGCCCGCCCGTCTGCGACGCCACCGGCTGCTACTGTCCCGAAGGGTTCATGCTGGACGAGGAAATCTCTCTGTGCAAGGACGTGGACGAGTGCGACAGCAACTACTGCGAGTTCAACTGCACCAACACCCCCGGCAGCTTCCAGTGCCGCTGTCCCAGCGGCTTCCACCTCCTCGGCATCGACTGCGTCCGCATCCTGGGCGGGGGGGACGGCGAGGAAGAGTTCTCGGGGGACTCGGAGCCCGGCTCGCCCACGGCCGTGCCCAGCCGGGCCCCGCCGAAAGCGGAGGGGCTGCACCCCGCGGCGCTGGTGGGCATCGCCGCCGGAGCCCTGCTGAgcctcctggccctgctggctgcGGGGTTCCACCTGGCCAGGAAGCGCTGCGGCTCCCAGGGCTCGGGGGATTACAAGTACAGCGGCCCccaggagaaggagctggggctgcagcccgTCCCCGCCGCGCAGAAGCCGTAG
- the FOXA2 gene encoding hepatocyte nuclear factor 3-beta isoform X2, translating to MLGAVKMEGHEHTDWSNYYGEPEGYSSVSNMNAGLGMNSMNTYMTMSAMSSTANMTAAATSMNMSYANTGMSPSLAGMSPGAGAMPAMGSAGVPPMGAHLSPSMSPMGGQAGSMNALAPYSNMNSMSPIYGQSNLNRSRDPKTYRRSYTHAKPPYSYISLITMAIQQSPNKMLTLSEIYQWIMDLFPFYRQNQQRWQNSIRHSLSFNDCFLKVPRSPDKPGKGSFWTLHPDSGNMFENGCYLRRQKRFKCEKQLAAKDGAGGGNGGGGKKGQAPNQGLGEGSSSGGSEGSAGAESPASSSPCQDHKRALADLKGLSPGEPSASPGQHLLAPPHAGLAHEGHLKPEHHYAFNHPFSINNLMSSSEQQHHHPHHQHHHPHKMDLKAYEQVMHYSGYASPVPAGLAMAPVTNKSALEASPLAGETSYYQGVYSRPIMNSS from the exons ATGCTGGGAGCGGTGAAAATGGAAGGCCATGAGCACACGGACTGGAGCAACTACTACGGGGAGCCCGAG GGCTACTCCTCGGTGAGCAACATGAACGCGGGGCTGGGCATGAACAGCATGAACACCTACATGACCATGTCGGCCATGAGCAGCACGGCCAACATGACGGCGGCGGCCACCTCCATGAACATGTCCTACGCCAACACGGGCATGAGCCCCTCGCTGGCGGGCATGTCCCCGGGCGCGGGCGCCATGCCGGCCATGGGCTCGGCCGGCGTGCCGCCCATGGGCGCCCACCTGAGCCCCAGCATGAGCCCCATGGGCGGCCAGGCGGGCTCCATGAACGCCCTGGCGCCCTACTCCAACATGAACTCCATGAGCCCCATCTACGGCCAGTCCAACCTGAACCGCTCGCGCGACCCCAAGACCTACCGGCGCAGCTACACGCACGCCAAGCCGCCCTACTCCTACATCTCCCTCATCACCATGGCCATCCAGCAGTCCCCCAACAAGATGCTGACCCTCAGCGAGATCTACCAGTGGATCATGGACCTGTTCCCCTTCTACCGCCAGAACCAGCAGCGCTGGCAGAACAGCATCCGCCACTCGCTCTCCTTCAACGACTGCTTCCTCAAGGTGCCGCGCTCGCCGGACAAGCCGGGCAAGGGCTCCTTCTGGACGCTGCACCCGGACTCGGGGAACATGTTCGAGAACGGCTGCTACCTGCGCCGCCAGAAGCGCTTCAAGTGCGAGAAGCAGCTGGCGGCCAAGGACGGCGCCGGCGGCGGCAACGGCGGCGGCGGCAAGAAAGGCCAAGCCCCCAACCAAGGCCTGGGCGAgggcagctcctcggggggCTCCGAGGGCTCCGCCGGCGCCGAGTCCCCGGCCAGCTCCTCGCCCTGCCAGGACCACAAGCGCGCCCTGGCCGACCTGAAAGGGCTGAGCCCCGGAGAGCCTTCGGCCTCGCCGGGCCAGCACCTGCTGGCCCCGCCGCACGCCGGGCTGGCCCACGAGGGCCACCTGAAGCCCGAGCACCACTACGCCTTCAACCACCCCTTCTCCATCAACAACCTGATGTCCTCCTcggagcagcagcaccaccacccgcaccaccagcaccaccacccgCACAAAATGGACCTGAAGGCCTACGAGCAGGTGATGCACTACTCGGGCTACGCCTCGCCCGTGCCCGCGGGCCTGGCCATGGCGCCCGTCACGAACAAAAGCGCCCTGGAGGCCTCGCCTTTGGCCGGAGAGACTTCCTACTACCAAGGCGTGTATTCCCGGCCCATCATGAACTCCTCCTAA